Genomic segment of Apium graveolens cultivar Ventura chromosome 7, ASM990537v1, whole genome shotgun sequence:
ATGCATGTTCATGCTGGTATTTTGAAAATTTAGTTAATTTACCCCACAAATGATagttattttgatttttcactcTTTTCCAAATGCTTCACTAACAAGTTACAACTATTAagaatataatatataataaataaataatagatACTCAAATTTTATATTTACTATTCAAATATATATTTACTTATAATTTTGATGCGAAAAACCAATAAGATATATAATAGCGGAGATCTGAAATACATATATAAATTGAAGTGGCCGTAAATTTTTTTGCACCGTCAATACAAACTTTTTGGATGAAAAGATGTAGACAATAAATACAAAAAGCTTTCAACAATTACAGAAAGCTTTTAACAATTGATCAAGAAATATAATGACTCGCATCTTTACGATACAAAGTTTATAAGGAAGCCACAGGACAACAAGGCAAAAATTACACAGAGCTTTTAACAATTGatcaagaaaaataaaattacTGGCGTCATTACAGTGCAAAGTTTATAAGAAAGTCATAAAGGTTTGCATAAAAATTTATACCATAGAACATCAAAGTGTAATTCATACCTGATTTTGTGTTTCCTGTGCAAGTTATATTGTTTTCGAAAAAAAATTAACATTTTAAAGATTTTTTATAGTGATTATCATTTACATGTAGATTCATTTCACCACGTTAGCAGACACAATCCAAATTAAAAGGTACGGAATACTCGTTTTATCTGGGGTTAAAAGTATGAAAAGTTAACACGATTTACCTAAATTAAACATCACTGAGACGTACCAACAAACTAAGAAAGCACATtacataaaaaaaaaattacttcAGCCCCAGCCAGTCAGCCCTGAGAACGGTGTTTACCCTAAGATCCGCCCTGCTCACTGTATCTGGGCTCCAAGATCGACAACTTCAAACTCATAATTGACAAGACAATTGTCACAATGAGAAATGATCTCCTCAACCACCCCAGTGGAGCTGAGAACATCAATGGCTCTCCCATACAGTTGCTTCTCAAAGTCGCGCGTACAGTGATGTTCTGACCAATAAAACAttaaaaagtgagtaaagtaaGTTTAAGAACATACAGACCAGAAAATGATATATTTTATTTGCAATCCAAGTATTATCTAACATGTGCAATCTAAACTTCAATATCAGACAGTTCTAATTCGAAGACCTTCATTATCTCAAGCATGACAAGACTTTGCATAAGGTTATCATTACGTAAAAAAGTAAAAGCACAACTGCTATTTCAGTATTTTGGGAACAATCAGCTAACAAACCAATGTCGCCCTTTCCCATAACTAACAGGGATTCAAAAGTTACATTACCGGTGATAAGATTACAGATTGTAGAACTGAAGACTGCAAAAACAGTCCACTCTGTTCATTTCTAAAGAGAATGTAAAAAGGCAGATAAAGACTTCTCTTCAATGACTTTGACAATGCTATCTTTGCCCAAACTCCTAAAGTAAAAATTGTGGGAAATTCGAGTGATATCATTAACAAAATCTACTTTTGTGATTAAAAACACGCAAGGACATGCCTAAATGGCGGAGTATAAAATAACATAGCGGATAGACCGCATCGTTACTGATTTTTCAAGCTTTATAGTTATTATCATCGCATATAAAGGCGATACCGGCCATTTCTCCAGCACAGCAATTGGTTTCATGATCATGTATAGACTAGATATTTCACAACACCTTAAATTATTTAATCAGACACCATTACCACATGATTATAGAAACTTTGCTTTTCATATGGTACGACCCTAAATCATCCACCCTTCCTGATCACACAAATTTCATCCTCAATGTTCCACCGACATTCAAAAGTTTAAAAAAAACCCATCTATAAGCAAAATGTTAAAATGTAGAAACAAGGTAGATACCTCTTGTGGTTAATCTCGTCGTTATATAGAAAACAAGGTTTGGCAACACCCTAGGACCACAGACCCTGAGGTGCAAGCCCTGTGCTTCCCTGATAATTGCAGCAGCTACTGCACACGGCAAAATGGTAGGAAAAAGGAAAATTAGTTCACATTTAATACTATCATGTAGCAAATAAAAACCAATGTCGGGAAAGCAAATAATTAAAACCTTATAAACATATTGAGCAGAAAAAACCCCCAAGTTTTAGAGGCACAGTGTAAGAAAGAGAATCTCACATGATCAGTATTTCTGAATTACGAAGCGCAGGTAGATACAGTGGCAGTCTCTTTGCGGGTAGGCTAGTTTAATTTGGTGAATTAATTGACTGAGAAGGGTCTATTTGGGCATCAGAGCACTGGGATTGAATGTCACATTTTAAAGTTAGATTGCCCTAAATGGCACAGTCTGTTTAAATAGCTCTTTTTGTCACCAGGGAACGTTGAATGAAGTAACATGTTGGTAATCAATAAAGACAGCTTTGTCTTCAACACACTTCTCCGCAAAGACCTCTTCCCTTCACATCGACTCCTCCATCATCCTATACATAACACAAACCCCGCCTATCCCTTCGTTCCTCCTAAATTAACATTAATTCAACACAAATCGGCTACCTGGCCTACTCAAACCCCAACGGCCCCTACGTGCCTCCCCGGATTACCTTTTGTTACTAAGCTGAGAATAATTAATAATTTGGTTCGAAATGGAGCAAGTAGTTCGTAATTACTGAGCCTGTAGAATAATTAGGTTTCTCATTATTCATGACTAATTCACATCAACACGTCACAATATTAGCAATTTAAACAATTTCTAATTTATTGAAATCACAGCTACTGAGACCTAAttaagatttttttttataaaaaaaattgataaaatCAGAGATAAATTAAGGT
This window contains:
- the LOC141670709 gene encoding small ribosomal subunit protein uS10z/uS10x-like → MEQPIERRFENLSLSSPSFYPATEEPTEKQEELQNIRISLYSRFPDYVESVAAAIIREAQGLHLRVCGPRVLPNLVFYITTRLTTREHHCTRDFEKQLYGRAIDVLSSTGVVEEIISHCDNCLVNYEFEVVDLGAQIQ